The genomic DNA AAACATGATAGAACAACTGATAATGTTAAAGTTTTTGTTACTAATACAGGTACAGAAACAGCCGAAAAGGTGAAATTAACATATGATACTAAAACAGCTAATACTACAATTGGAAATACAGCTAAGAATGAAAAGATTCTGGAGAACTTAGCTCCGAATGAGAGAAAAGAAGTTAGTGATTTGGGTAAATTAAATTTTGGTAAAGATGATGCTGGCAAGGATAATATAGCTGCAGCATGTGAATTTGGTATATCATGTGCATCAAGTTGCCCAATAAACCCTGTAACTACTGTAGTGAAGAAGGAGGTATTTACAAGATTAGATATAGTGCTTTCACCTATTGTAACATATGATTCTGATAAAGAACAATTTAATTATACAATAGAAAATGCAGGAAAAGATACCGCAAAAGGGTTGCAGTTGAAGTATAAAAATATAAGTGTAAGTGAGGAAGGTAAGCTTGCTACATTAGATGCTAAACAAGAGAATACTATAATATTGGGTGATTTAGAAAGTGGCAATAAGTTTGAAGGTGTTTTAGCCGTAGATTTTAAAAATGCAGAAGTGGCCAAATTTAATTTTGAGCTACAGTATGATAATAAACCTATGGCTAAACTAGAACGGGAAGCCCAGAATAAACCTTTGAATTTATCATTAGCAATCATAAGTCCAACAAGAAGTAATGCTGAGGAGTATATACTTTATGGTGCTGAAAATGAGTTAAAACTTAAAATTGAACAAGCACATAACAGCCGTACTATCGATATAAACCATTTAGCATTATCCATAAAAGTACCAGCTGGCGATGGAACTACTGTTTCCCATATTGTAGATGGACCAGCGATAACTGAGCTAAAAGGGTCTGATTTAGGTAAAATAGATGATATTATTACTTTGTATGTAAATCCTAAACTAGAAGCAAAAGAAGCAAATATTAGAATTGAATTATATTATAAAGGAGAACTTGTAGGTGCACCGGTCTTAGCTCAGTGGAGGGAATATGGTGTATTTATACAAAGCTCAGGTCGTTTAATAGGTGAGCAGATAGGTTATTTTAAAATAATTGGCGTAAGTGATTTAGACCGTAGTGCAATTACTGTAAGTTTAGAAAGTGAAAAAGGTGCTACTTTCCAATTCTATGATAAAATGAACGGTAATACTGAAGCTACTTTAGCTGATTTAGCTGAATATGACACAAAAGTATCTGCAAGCAACAGGGCAAGTTCAGAACCTATTTCTTTTACAATCAATGAAAAAAATGGCCAGAAAGAATCTGCAGTAAAGATTGTTATAAGACGAAAATCTAAAGTAATAGCAACACATACAATAAACTGGATAGATAAAGGAATAAGCGTAGAACTTAAAACAAATACAATTCTTGAAGTAGAAGGTCGTCCAATAACTGTAAATATAAAAAATACAGGTGATAAGGCTTTAAAATTAAGTGAAGTAAAAGTTAGGGTTAAAAATACAGAAAACCTTCGGTTTAATATAGGTAAGATGGCAGGCACTACGATTGAAGGAACCTTAGAAGATATTATAGGTATTAAAGAACTAATTAGTAAAGCACAGATTAAAGTTTACTTACAACCTAATGCCTTGCTTAAAGATAAAATTGCAACCGGTGTAACCTTAACGCTTTTCGAGGAAAAGAACGGTAAGGAAAAAATATTAGAACAAAGGCGCGTAATATACTATATTGCTGATTTCTACAATACCCAGGTGCCAATTAGAGACATGAGTTCAGAAGGTTTTTCCTACATTTCAAAACAAATTGTAACGAATAAAGAGAATCCTGGATACCTTGCATATCTTTTAAGTAGTTTAAAAACTGGAATAGAAGTTTCTAATAAAATATTAGAAAAATATGAACAAATCACAGACACTCATACAGAGTTTAATGAACCTATACGTTTAATACGTGACTTTATGTATGATAGGATTAAAAAATACACAATACTGACTGAGGAAACTAAAAAAGCAATAGCAGAATTAAGTGAACAAGACGAAACTATTGTGCAGTGGATTAAGGATTCTATAAATAAGGTAAATAATGCAATAGAGATTTTAAAAGGTAGTCCTGAGAAATTGAAATCATTAAATGATCACAAAGCAATAACTAAGGCTTTAATAGGTAAATATGATCCATCTAAAGATATAGATCAGCAAACTTTACAAGGGTTATACGAGTATTATCAAGATAAAAGTAGCCAAATTAAGGCCTTTTTAGAGAAACGTGCTACTACAAATCTTCCAGACACGCCATCTATTAGCCAAATGAGAGCGTTATATAATAGGATGGTGTCCGAACAGTCGAATATACAAAATGCTGTGAGACAAACTTTTGGTGCTGGGTTTGAAAAAGTTAATGATGCTATTGATCAAGAGCAAAAAGAACTTAATCCAGCAACAGTAAAAAGGAAAAGCCAGAAACAAGTAATGATATTTCATAACAAGCTTGTAAAGCAAGCAAATATATTACATGAATGGAATGGTTTATTAAGGAAAAGCGAATTAGTGACGGATCCAGTGGCCCTACAGAGAGCTATGGCAGCACGTTATCAAAAGTTAGCAGAAGTAAATAAAAACTTTGCCAAGCATATTTATGAAAAAAATAAGCCGGGTAATGTTACGCTGGCTGCAGAATTAGGTGAGCTAATAGCAAGAGAGACGTTTGGTATGGCACAAAGGACAAAAAACCAAACAATAGAGAAAGTTGCTATAGAAACTGCTAAGGCTGCTGGAGAGACTATAGATACTGCTACGGCTGCTAAAGAGGCTACTGAAGATGCTATAGAAGCTTGGAAGTTATTTGAAAGGGCAAGAGGTGTAAGGAATATATCTTCTAAAAAGCCTGGTCAGTCTTTAGATATGAATAGTAATAATTTAAATACACTACCAACAGTATTACAAGGTATGAAAGCTCAGTTAGAAATCCTTAAAAGACATGAGCAGGAGCAGAAAAAAGAGAAAAAGAAAAGGGGTATGTTTGGGCAGTTCTTTAATAGATCTTCAAATAATAATAAGGTGAACAATAATGGGGAGGGCACGAAGGATAATATTGATGAAAAGGATACTGATAAAGAAGATACTATTGAAAAAGAAGATCATACCGAAGAAGAATATACTACTGAAGAAAATACTGCTGAAGAAGATACTACTGAAGAAGATACTACCGATAAAGGAGATACTACTGAAGAAGAAGATATGAATGGTGATGGGACTAATGAGAAGCAGGAAAGTTAATAAGTAGTGTATAACAAATAAGTATTAATTAGTTGAGCACGTAGATTAATTGAAACTTATTACCTTATAGTTAATTTGAAATACCTCTCAATACTGCTGGCTGGAAGCAGTATTGAACAGGCTTTAAAAAAGCCTGCTCCTGTTATAATAATCTAGGTGTATCAATAATTGAAATATAAGCCAAATTAGATATAAAAGGGGAAAAGAGTATGTTAGCTGTATACCAAACTAAAAATAGGAGGAATATATGTGACACTATACACTAACAGACCAACAATGGAAAAAAGATCAAAGACCTCTTGCCAGT from Candidatus Amoebophilus asiaticus 5a2 includes the following:
- a CDS encoding COG1361 family protein; protein product: MNFLKNSHRRYLLIIHLLAILLILNSSKCGCGKEEGLKDDVFGNIIMHVPTDPLIGDVKTTEISFMLADNATIAPLENFTLQVVLQDTSGSISQISYKDSTGTLKETDKVDIPLKSLLEKEHLTTEEPSFTIPFTLVPHPTSKELTAEFKLLNKAESVSEGEVTWRKVDTAVNLLLSRTSAEKIKGDNKIISLKIENKEQEATEKGQLKLKITRTHGNKAFIKGSTQLKNTNVYTIDLPIIAPTNSLLYDLIMDPKEDLQATFSIQLQYKGKDIGTAVIVSWEKGLVIEVKHDRTTDNVKVFVTNTGTETAEKVKLTYDTKTANTTIGNTAKNEKILENLAPNERKEVSDLGKLNFGKDDAGKDNIAAACEFGISCASSCPINPVTTVVKKEVFTRLDIVLSPIVTYDSDKEQFNYTIENAGKDTAKGLQLKYKNISVSEEGKLATLDAKQENTIILGDLESGNKFEGVLAVDFKNAEVAKFNFELQYDNKPMAKLEREAQNKPLNLSLAIISPTRSNAEEYILYGAENELKLKIEQAHNSRTIDINHLALSIKVPAGDGTTVSHIVDGPAITELKGSDLGKIDDIITLYVNPKLEAKEANIRIELYYKGELVGAPVLAQWREYGVFIQSSGRLIGEQIGYFKIIGVSDLDRSAITVSLESEKGATFQFYDKMNGNTEATLADLAEYDTKVSASNRASSEPISFTINEKNGQKESAVKIVIRRKSKVIATHTINWIDKGISVELKTNTILEVEGRPITVNIKNTGDKALKLSEVKVRVKNTENLRFNIGKMAGTTIEGTLEDIIGIKELISKAQIKVYLQPNALLKDKIATGVTLTLFEEKNGKEKILEQRRVIYYIADFYNTQVPIRDMSSEGFSYISKQIVTNKENPGYLAYLLSSLKTGIEVSNKILEKYEQITDTHTEFNEPIRLIRDFMYDRIKKYTILTEETKKAIAELSEQDETIVQWIKDSINKVNNAIEILKGSPEKLKSLNDHKAITKALIGKYDPSKDIDQQTLQGLYEYYQDKSSQIKAFLEKRATTNLPDTPSISQMRALYNRMVSEQSNIQNAVRQTFGAGFEKVNDAIDQEQKELNPATVKRKSQKQVMIFHNKLVKQANILHEWNGLLRKSELVTDPVALQRAMAARYQKLAEVNKNFAKHIYEKNKPGNVTLAAELGELIARETFGMAQRTKNQTIEKVAIETAKAAGETIDTATAAKEATEDAIEAWKLFERARGVRNISSKKPGQSLDMNSNNLNTLPTVLQGMKAQLEILKRHEQEQKKEKKKRGMFGQFFNRSSNNNKVNNNGEGTKDNIDEKDTDKEDTIEKEDHTEEEYTTEENTAEEDTTEEDTTDKGDTTEEEDMNGDGTNEKQES